The Malus sylvestris chromosome 14, drMalSylv7.2, whole genome shotgun sequence genome segment aaatacgtaaaacaaagtttaaaacactaaactagactcaaagaatgcaaaactaaactctaaaacactaaaacaaaccaaaagactcaaaacagcacaaaaacactcaaaactgccttaaaaacactttctgggcagttttgaactctaacacaaacttggacgaatttgggttataacttgaatcaaaacacttaaaaagacaaactaaattgatttctaactaatctaacactttaaaataatgggggatttggttttgacgaatttgaaaacaaggaaaacagattgtaactaaaacagatttttaaaacgaatttggatgaaactatggatggaaggctagctagagggttcttctccacacacgacacacttgcacataaaccaattttcagttgttctttcgataaatcatgaaactcaacaccccaggttaattaggtcagcttaaattaaccttcaagttctccttaagttattgaattggatgggaaaacgcatacaacaattcaaagcattcttcaaaagttctctatgtgaaaagcacaataaagatacaatcaaagatcattaagcatcatgaaaactataagtattgacgaggcattcattactatgatgagcatgaaactagtgccaagaattcatttaacgcgatcgtttataagcgacctccactacttgtgaatataagtttgtaactattaggtgaaactcccttatactctagcatcatattcatgcatgaaaactaagcgtgcactcttaataaacatacacaaataagttatcaatcgagcagttaaacaaattgaatccacaacttatgaaatcacaactgaaggtaatcaattcatattgcaagtatgtacatggttttgaatccccccctaactaagaggggtttagttcctcatactcacaaaacaaagattagtgaattgaaacattgaaagcaaaggaaagattacacctaaaacgttccagcaatcctaaatcgaatggcaagcacgtccaagggctctcctccttcctctttgctgcggcacaagggttggtggtgagttttgggagttatggatggtgtagaagtATAGAAttgtgtttaggatggatgtaTGGTGTGGCAAGAAGTGTTTTAGGTCAGAAACTATGGAGATTGGTGAAGGATGGGCACGGCAAGGAAGGTtgaatggtttctggcgtgaatgggagTGAATGGATTCTTTGTGGCTGCAAAaaggaggtttatttaaaggatttcaggaattaaaaccctaggttatttaggtaaACAGAATTTAAGTTataagcttctagaaataggaaatcaaatcagaaacTTAAAGGAGATTGACTAAAAGGTGTGGCAAGGgcataaaacacaaaaggaatgtgttttaatgcaaggaaataggaaataaccctctcccttgcacggcaaggaagaggaaaggtcaagggaggtgcggcaaaggtccaTAAGGATTCTAGggcctttgttttgtgtcctagaatgcatatgaagtcttcaaagtggctggaacataaggacttttagaattaggaaaggtcaaaccaaaataggaaaccttggcttaactttcctacttcaagtaggaatccttgttggagtaggaatccttgttcttctaggaatcctcatgtgagtaggaatccatcttcaattaggaatccttcattgattaggaatccaaacttcttcaaatcttcaattacgtccattccttttgctccaagcttgtaataatcattccaagcccaattttctccaaaaggcaccaaattgcatcctttgcccttagaatctgaaaacacacaaaagtgactttaaacactaaaataactaaagaaacacaacgtaaatgcacgagaacaagccaattaagtcgcataaatatgctgcTATCAGCCTTACCTATGCAAAATTCAAAGATTGTGAGCTTGTATCTTTGGGATCCCAAGTAGCCCAAAGTCCTTCATAATCTTGACTCCATGTAGGCTTGATAAACTTCTGTAACCATCCACACCATGGTTGACTTGGCAAGCCCTGACACGTGGCTTGTTCTCATTTTAGCGCGAATAGTAGTCAGCATTATAAAGCTTGGCGTAGTGAATATGCATGGATTTGCATGGGTATGGCATGATTTATACTAACATCCGATCCATGAATTATCATTACTTTAATAGCATGGTATGATTGTGTATATTTTCCTTTCTCGATCTTGCACATTTGCACGTGTTTAAGTTTGGCTGGGAACTTTTATGATAATTGGACCTCGAGATATGATTGGGTCTGCATGTGACATTTTTGaactctaaaaatattttctttactGATCTAGGTGTTACATTTCTCAAACATTGTCTCTAAAATTTAGTCAATGGGCACTAGGCATCCTTTTCTAACTTATAGATAAAACAACAACAAGGCCTTTtccactactacaatattagctttaggtgtcaGACGATCCTGGTGGTTAATAAGCCATTCAGACAGATAAAAGATATCCGACACATAATTTATTTACTGTCGAATTAAAGTTACTTTCTGTCGGATATATCTGACATAAATTCCTGGCGGATTTTTCCTGGCGGATTTAACCaccataaaattattataaccctcaatatttttgaattcttttcttttttaatatttttaacatattctggcggtttttaagttaatggtggcggttataaccgatagAATTTGTGACTTTTTACGActttttacacatgctatcttggagtatatacaaacatattggacggttggatcgttgaaactagtttcgtaaaatgcatatcctatcaaattgatagatttaacaaacacttaagagttaatgttatacttccattatgtataaaaaattatccattagtgtaaatattttaaattgaagatcgaatttgttcaatgcattcttatagggtcgaggagtgtacctataaaaaatcatcaaaatcgaagctaaaataatcattaaattgtgatttttcgttataaccgttgaaaacttttgttttgttacctaatctctgaaggtttgttttttgtgattttttaggtatgcgatcttggagtatatacaaacatatttgacggttggatagttgaaactagtttcgtagaatgcatatcctatcaaattgatagatttaacaaacacttaagagttaatgttatacttccattaagtataaatagtgtaaatattttaaattgaagatcgaatttgttcaatgcattcttatagggtcgaggagtgtacctataaaaaattatcaaaatcggagctaaaataatcattaaattgtgatttttcgtttataaccgttgaaaacttttgttttgttacctaatctctgaatgtttattttttgtgattttttaggtaTACGATcttggagtatatacaaacatatttgacggttggatcgttgaaactagtttcgtagaatgtatatcctatcaaattgatagatttaacaaacacttaagagttaatgttatacttccattaagtataaatagtgtaaatattttaaattgaagatcgaatttgttcaatgcattcttatagggtcgaggagtgtagctgtaaaaaatcatcaaaattggagcaaaaataaccgttaaattatgatttttcgtttataatcgtcgaaaacttttgttctgttacctaatcactaaatgtttgttttttgtgattttttaggtatgagatctcggagtatatacaaacatatttgacggttggatcgttgaaactagtttcgtagaatgcatatcaaattgatagatttaacaaacactaagagttaatgttatactgtaaatattttaaattgaagatcgaattttttcaatgcattcttatacggtcaagaagtgtagctgtaaaaaataatcaaaatcggaactaaaataaccgttaaattatgacttttcgtttataatcgtcgaaaacttttgttctgttacctaatctctgaatgtttgttttttgtgattttttaggtaTGTGATcttggagtatatacaaacatatttgacggttggatcgttgaaactagtttcgtagaatgcatatcctatcaaattgatagatttagcAAACactaagagttaatgttatactgtaaattatttaaattgaagatcgaattttttcaatgcattcttatagggtcgaggagtgtagctgtaaaaaataatcaaaatcggagctaaaataaccgttaaattatgactttttgtttaaaattgtcgaaaacttttgttctgttacctaatcgctgaatgtttgtttttttgtgatttttaggtatgcgatctcggagtatatacaaacatatttgacggttggatcgttgaaactagtttcgtagaatgcatatcctatcaaattgatagatttaacaaacacttaagagttaatggtatacttccattaagtactagtgtcaatattttaaattgaagatcgaatttgttcaatgcattcttatagggtcgaggagtgtagctgtaaaaaatcatcaaaattggagcaaaaataatcgttaaattatgatttttcgtttataaccgtcgaaaacttttgttctgttacctaatatctgaatgtttgttttttgggattttttaggtatgcgatatcggagtatatacaaacatatttgacggttggatcgttgaaactagtttcgtagaatgcatatcctatcaaattaatagatttaacaaacacttagagttaatgttatacttccattaagtataaaaaattatccactagtgtaaatattttaaattgaagatcaaatttgttcaatacattcttatagggtcgaggagtgtaactgtaaaaaaatcatcaaaatcggagctaaaataaccgttaaattgtgatttttcatttataaccgtaaaatttttttgttccattacctaatctctgaacgttttttttttttgattttttacgtatgtaatctcggagtgtgtacaaataagtttgacggttagatcattgaaaaaagtttcgtacaatgtgtatcacatcaaaatggtagattaaataaacacttaagagttaatgttatacttccactAAGTATAAAGTAACATTTTATGGTATCcaatagtgtaaatattttaaattgaagatcaaatttattcattgcattcttatagggttgaggagtatagcaaaaaaaattgagtggtgttctattatttatataattgatttattttagtaagataagatttcattttgttgttgttgtatggcaATAGTAGGGTGATTTCCAAACAGATTCCATAAtaaataaggtttttttttattttataaagaacatggcaaaatataaaaaacgttTACAAGATACACACAATTAGTAAATAACAGCaaaatgttcaattttttttggaatattttaattggattatccaAATTAACAATGAacatgaccaaaaaaaaaagtttacaagATGTAGTTAATagttatctattaaaccaaacaattatttattttcgacaaaaaaaaacaattatttatttaatttttaaaaacttaTTCTACTTAaatacattttatttatttatttattaaaccaaacaattattattttattttttaaaatagtaacaaaattttggggggaatttAAAAATTTGGGAGGGAATTTTGGGGGGAATATTGCcgccattttttgttttgtcgaTTTAAGCGACATGAATGAAAATTTTCCGTcggtttatattttaaaaaatgtttctgtcggttttaaccgacagtaaataaattttttttatacccacatCTGGCCCCTTTTGGTTCATTTCTTTTTATACCCACATCCGCCCAATATCTTAAATCCCTTTCACTGTGCTCCCAAAATCCCCTACCACAAATCACAAACCCTAGAGCTCCCGATCCCTAGTCCGGCTGCAGACTAACACACGCTCGCCGCTCTAATACCTCTCGGAGATGTCGCCCTTCGGTCGATCCGGACCTCTGGACATCAGAGACACCTACTTCCTCCTCGTCCTCAACATCACTTTCCGTAATTCCCCTTTtacccttcttctccttctccatcCCTTTGCTGAAAGCCCtaactctttttctctctctttgtttGGTTTGTGTTTACCAGGAACCACCGCGAATGACCTCTTCCCGCTCTTCAACAAGTACGGCAAGGTCGTCGATGTCTTCATTCCTCGAGACCGGAGGACTGGCGATTCTCGCGGATTTGCTTTTGTTCGATATAAGTATCAGGACGAGGCGCATCAGGCAGTGGAGAAGCTCGATggttcatctctctctctcataggCCTCTTATGAGCTTAATTAGAAGATAGGGttttgtaattaattaattgaatttgaTTTCAAGGAGAGTTGTTGATGGAAGAGAGATTATGGTTCAGTTTGCTTGATATTATGGGTATTGTGTATTTGGTATTTTCTCTCTTGATTTGAAGCTCTACCTC includes the following:
- the LOC126599009 gene encoding serine/arginine-rich splicing factor SC35-like; this translates as MSPFGRSGPLDIRDTYFLLVLNITFRTTANDLFPLFNKYGKVVDVFIPRDRRTGDSRGFAFVRYKYQDEAHQAVEKLDGRVVDGREIMVQFALYGPNAERM